A single window of Vicia villosa cultivar HV-30 ecotype Madison, WI unplaced genomic scaffold, Vvil1.0 ctg.006417F_1_1, whole genome shotgun sequence DNA harbors:
- the LOC131642996 gene encoding uncharacterized protein LOC131642996, giving the protein MEVILKHRDLKEEWVWLLERLDYFPNLRNLTIIEDNGNGDEIVYNWREQTSTLGCLSTQLRTCLIKQFTYTECGLQFAEYILRNSKVLDTMSIKSASFINENVKHQMLMILASEEFKGAVLTKPTDPGAV; this is encoded by the exons ATGGAGGTAATCCTTAAGCATAGAGATCTTAAGGAGGAGTGGGTGTGGTTGCTAGAAAGGCTGGATTATTTTCCCAACCTTCGAAATCTTACCATTATCGAG GACAATGGGAATGGAGACGAAATTGTGTATAATTGGAGGGAACAAACATCTACTCTGGGATGTCTTTCAACACAGCTTAGAACATGTTTGATTAAACAATTTACATACACAGAATGTGGTCTTCAATTTGCTGAATATATTTTGAGGAATTCAAAGGTACTGGACACAATGTCAATCAAGAGTGCTTCATTCATAAATGAAAATGTCAAGCACCAAATGTTAATGATATTAGCTTCGGAGGAATTCAAAG GGGCTGTTTTGACAAAGCCGACTGATCCAGGAGCAGTTTGA